tgtattttttcAGATCTGGTTTAATATAAAATCATGACTATTTTTCTAGCTAAtaatcttttatttttttttattttttttcatttttagcgaTTATGTAGTGAAAATTGATGTGTGAAATGCATATTATATTAGATTGCTACTAGTAAAGTCATTCTTTTACTATCTCGAGTTTGGTCCCAAAAATAAGGAAATTGAAAACATCTGTTGTATTACAATCCTCCTTGATTTTCTAGGCCGAAAATTAGTTTAGGTTATCATAAAACTAAAACTAGGTGTAGGTAGGCAAAGTATACTATTGAGCATGCATATTTTGGAAAAAGCCATGGTTTAGGGTCTAAGGGTCTTTTCAATGGTCAAAAGTTATGGTGTCAGAATGAAATATTTGACTACTAACATTTAAATAAATTATATaagccaaaagaaagaaagaaagaggaaAAGCATTTCATGTGGAAAAAGTTTGGAGATGGACAGTGTACCTATATATAAAGACAACATGTGTTTGGTCCAAAATGTAAATGATTAGAAGCATAGTCACGGGAGACAGACGTTTAGAATAACAAACTAGTACCTAATTTGGATGAGAAACAAGAAATTGCCTCTTTGTGTTTTGATTGATAAATTGATAAGGTTTTcgatttaattaaaaaatatttttttacttcaTATTTGCATGTTATAGTTATTTCAATTTTCAGTTTCCatgtattttttttaatcatgtatatatttttttttaataatttcttCATTTATGTGTTTCTTCACTTAAATGTGTGCTTCAATTTGTAACTTCAGTTTGTGCTGACATTTGTACTGTTCTACTTTTTGCTTTTGACACTAATATGTAGTAAAACTACGTGACTCCTTTTATATTGATGTGCATGTATGGACATTTGATGAGAGTAATCTTAAATTGGTCTTAAGAATAACCCCGAACATCCCTAGATTGCTTTAATTGAACATCCCTAGATTGTTTTAATTGAGTACAAATCTTTTAAAATAGAATTGAGGTgtgtcatgccaaataaaatcccaaaactcatggccctcacttaattaattttaactctttaaaaaTCGAGGTGTGTCATTAATGAATTTTTCATGGTCGTCGCAAACTAATAAAAATGACAACACGTAAAATATCTTTACAGGGCAATATATGTAATTTAAATCCTAAAAGATGGCCCAACGTGATTAAGATAGTTGTCTCAACATTTTAACTTGCAAGAGTGTATTAACTTTCTGATTTGTTCAGTTCTTTGAAAGTGTTTTGCCAAATTTACAAGAGGCAAATAAACTTGACCTTCCATCTCTTCCAAAGATAACACCAAAGATATGATTCAGAGCTCTCTCTGCCTGCATCTACAGTCAATAACTTTGTTATAAGAGGTTTACCTTACAGCATCAAGACCACTCCCAATGTAGGCATGCAAATATTCTATTCTTGCTGTGTCATTTAGTGTACCATTACGCGAGTCTTTTGACCTGCCAAGACAAATCATTTAGCATCTCCACTTTCACTTCAGGAAGTTGAAGAAAGTCACAAGATTATGCTAACATCCTGAAATCTTACATTTGGAATTCAGAGGAAACTACAGTATAGCAGATATTGCAACTACAAACTTCATCATATTTTTCCAGAATACCCCACAACAGGAAGTGTGGGGGGGAGTGTACAGGGTGCTGAAATGTTGAGAGGTTGTTATTTAAGGGAGATCAAGCTTCCAAGATCATCATATAATCGCCAAGTTCTTGAAAATAGAAAGATGTGGATACAGTTTCTTGTTCTGACTAAGTCGAAATCATGGAAGTAGTGTTCTAGGGATATATATGAAGAAAGATCGCTATTTGAAAATGACTGTGTTTAACGCCttagcttattttgaaaagtacttttgtcaaaagaaatttaagaaaagtaTATTAGAATAGTGGTCATTTGCGTTTGGCCAAATAATTTAAGAAGAGTTTTTTTTAGTATTATCGAAATAGTTTGGGTATCTTTCCAAAAAGTGCTTTAGAGTATCAAATTAAGACATGTAGAAATTTGTTAATAcaattatttttattaaatagATAAATGATTTGAATTTATTTTATGAGAGGCTTTAATTAAAATATtcaatttcttttaattaaaaagtaACAAATCATATCATCATATCATATCAATCATATTATTACACTAAAAATAGGAAGCTCTAAAGGTCAATCATATCATATTATATTTATATACTAAAAGTAGTAAGCTCTAAATGTCAAAGTTGAGTTACCAAAAAGTCCATAAAATTGAAGGACTATTTTACCCATTAACTATATAAATATTACTTCAATAATATTCTTGTACAAAAAGGTAAAGTACTAAAGTCACCTTCCAATAAATATTAAATTTGTACTTAATGCAGCCTATTCAACTCCTAAGTATTCCTTTCATCTTCCATACTTTATTGCAAATGTACATACTATCTCAACCTTTAGAATGCCCATTCAATGTTTACTCCTTTGAGCTTCCAACAATTATTATAGATTCATGTATTTCAACATTCTCTCCTTCTTTCATTCACTTTACAAAATTGGACAATGAAATCAATTAAGCAATTCTTCTTACTGTGAGACCATTTGTCAATTGGAGAAATGGTCATTAACCATTTGTTCTTTTCATTTGGCATACCTGCTAACTGTCTATAACACATAATACCAATCTATAGTTTTCaaatgaggtaatattttttcttttcctgtTAGTTTTACGAGTCTCGCGCAAATTTTACAATTGTTCATGTTTTTTATACAATATTTCCATAGTCTTTATCATGAAAATGACTATCTTTTGTTATGAAAAGTTTGGCTACTATACTATCCTTATTGATTATCAGTGAAAAATAACGTTAagtttgttattttccttttgttGTATTATTCAAGTGTTAGACTAATTACCAAGCCCATTAGTAGACTTAACTTCTTTACTTCCTCTTCTATTTACTTTTACCATTAAGAAGTCATGGGTTATGTGAAAGGGCTACTACGTAAATCAAATATATTGTTATTAACTCATTTCATAAAGAGAAATCTTAGATTATAGAAACAAATAATCTAAGTAAAGAGGGTGAACGATAGTAGGGCGAACGATATTACTTACAATGCACAGTTAACTGTTAAATTATTTCATAAGTCAATTGTTATCATTTGAATCCAAGTTTCAATGATATATAAGTAGAAGAATATAAGACAAGTAGAACATAATTCAAATCTCTTATAAACCAACTATCATTCGGTAGGATTTAGGGCACTATAATTATTACATATCGAAATTAGTTTGGGtgggaaaaagaaaaattaagTATTTGAATACATTTGATATACATCCATTTTATAGAACTTTTAACAAATCATCTAGatatttttggatattttcaattttaaaaaGTTTGTAACAATTGATAACAGAAACTAGTAAAATCaaaaaggagagagagagagatagcaTCTTTATGGAAATTTGATCACACATTTGTTGTCGATAATTCATGAGCTTTGTGTTTGACCGTGTCGTTGGGATAGTTTGGTAACATAAATTTTTCGCAAAAAACAACTTCTGCTTCTACTAAGGAGAAGCTACATTTTTAAGGCAAAACAATGCTGAGCACACAAGTGTAAGAACCCACAAATTGTGTGCAAAAGCATAAAATCAAAGGAGAGGACGTGATTGGAGATGACGCACCATTTTCCTGAATGTAAATCGGCGGGTTGCCAAAAGCCTCTTTTAAGTACTCCAGAAATTCATAAAGACCAGAAGGTATCACTGGATACTAAAGTCAAATAATGTTTAAGTGAAAGAACGTGTAAATCTTGAAAACATCACATAAGAACTTATATTAGAGGCTTCACCTGATCTGCTGCCAATGCCTCAACTGCAGGAACTCAAAATAGATAAAATTAGTGAGCTCACTGACATCATCTAATCCATCATAAGCAGATAAAATAATAAACTATGGAAAAGATAATTTGAATGAAGTCGGATAAACATCCAGATGAAACTGAGTTAGCTAGCAGTTAAAATATGAGAGTGATCTTTATTTAAGGTGTGTTTGGCATGGCAGGAAATATTCTTATTTTCTGgtgtttacaacaacaacaacaacccagtataatcccacacgtggggtctggggagggtaatatgtacgcagaccttacctctaccccgaagggtagagaggttgtttccaggagaccctcgactcaaaaagcaacagaagccgatatattagtaccataaaaatgcataataaaataatagCAATACAATAATAGCAATAcaatagatatgaaatacagaatacggcATACGAAAAAGATGACTGGTATAGTAagactagcaggtaaagccctgcatcaatagatgaccaatgacattcttagtctaactcctaactggctagtctcactctattgtgatGTAGAAATATTtacaactctcccctaacctacaaccttaatactcgacctccataattccctgttaagggccatgtcctcagtaatccgaagtcgcgccatgtcctgtctgatcacctctccccaatacttcttaggtcgtcctctacctctccgcgtgtccactacagccagtcgctcacacctcctcaccggtgcatcagtgctcctcctctgaatgtgcccgaaccatctgagtcttgcttcccgcatcttgtcctctatgggggccacgcccaccttctctcgaatatcttcattcctaatcttatccattcttgtatgcccgcacatctacctcaacatcctcatctccgcTACATTCATCTtttggatgtgtgagttctttaccggccaacactcagttccatataacatggcaggcctaaccactgctctataaaacttaccttttagtaacggtgacacttttttatcacacaagactcccgacgctaacctccacttcatccaccccacccctatacggtgtgtgacatcctcgtcaatcttcccgatcccctgaataaccgatccaaggtacttgaaactaccccttttgggaatgacttgagagtcaagcctcacttcaactcccgcttccgtcggctcaactccaaatttgcactcgaggtattccgtcttcgtcctgctcaacttgaaacctttagactcaagagcatgtctccaaatctctagcctctcgttgacgccgcctcgtgtctcgtcaattagaataatgtcatcagcaaatagcatgcaccatggcacctccccttgaatatgatgagtcagtgcatccatcaccagggcaaataggaatgggctgagcgcagacccttggtgcaaccccgtaataactggaaaatgttcagagtcgcctcctactgtcctaacccgagtcttagctccatcatacatgtctttaatcaccctaatatagtcaatcgggacccctttatcctctaagcagctccataagacctccctaggaaccttatcgtacgctttctccaaatcaataaacaccatgtgaagatccttcttcctatccctgtactgttccaccatcctcctaataaggtggatagcttctgtggtagatcgtcccggcatgaacccgaactggttgtctgaaatagacaccgtccttcgcactctcatttctaccactctctcccaaactttcatggtatgacttagtaatttgatgcccctatagttgttacagctctggacatcacctttgttcttatacaacgggaccaaaCCCCTATGGTGTTTGGTtgcgaaaaatatttttcagagaaaacattttccaccaaaagggaaaaaaagacTTCCCTCACCTTTGGGCGGCAGTCATTCTCCTTCACAACTATCTGAACTCCTAACTTAATATTTACCGCTTTAACCAACATTTTAGACATTATATTACCAACTTTTAATACTCAAAAGTTTCATCAAAACAGTATTCAATTTGCTAATACTTTTATTAATCTTTGGTAAATGTTTTTTTCTcggaaaaatattttctattctccaaccaacaaaacaccaaaaaactttctaaaaataagtcatttgccaaaaaatattttccaaaaatgaTTTCCATCATACCAAACACAACCTTAGAAAGCACTGGATTTCGTACGTGAGATATCTGCTTCTATGTCAGCACCAAAGTCCCTGGTATTCTTTTCAATGCTGGAAGACCTGTCCTTAACAGATGCTGTCCTATAGTGGTTTAGGCCTATGAAATCAACTGAGCCCTTAACTAGCTTAGCCTCATATTTGCTGAAGGTTGGAATTCTTGTCCCAGCAGCCTTCTTCATTACAGAGGGATAGTCTCCAAATATTAAAGGATTCATTATCCTGCAGCCAAAGTCGGAAAAGGAAAATATGGTAAACAAACATATTGCTTGCGACTATAAAAACGTTGAGTTGTATGTCCATCTTCTCATCAAAAAGCAAAGCTTAAGTTGTTAGAGAAAGCACACTTTTATGATTTTTCTTGATAATAGGAGATGACGAACTTGAAACCAGAACGTCTGTTTGCTTTGCTGAATTCTGTGACCACTCATTTAAAAGTTGAAGTTTTTCAAGAGAGCACAGGTTTATATACTTAATTAtgtcttttaaaacaaaacctgtAATATTGATACGGCTGCTAGGCAAGATTTTACATGTCAGAAATACTTTTAATCAGCCAATGAAATTCTAAAACTCACCAACCAGTATAAAATTCATTAGCTCTTTGTGCTGCATTTACATCATCCCCTGAATTTGTGTAAGGAACACACCAAAAACCATATATACTAAATCCCACAAAACCATGTTGGGTGGACTGCATTGCAAAAGTTTTGCTCTCATTAATAAGCACATGTCTTAAAGTAAAGTTGTTCACTCACAAGTAATAGAAGGAGCTGGAAATGAGAAAGGATATGCTTACATGACCCCACAAAGACCAGTACTTTCATCAAAGAAACAAGAGTAGAGAAGAAGGAAAAAAGTTTTCCTCAAAGCAAGGACTTAAGCCATATAATGCCAAACATCTAAATTAGTTTACACAAATGTGCCGCACATAGTACTAACTGCGAATGAAAtgaatattttaatatttttactaaattcaaataaataaatacaaataTTAGATAAATTATTATTGAGCAAACTTATTACACAATCAACCTTTATAGCATAACCAAAGAAGGAAAATGAAGTAATAAAGTTGCCCTCCCTATATTTGTAATAAATCAAACTATAAGAACAGAAATGCTCAAACTAACCTCAGAACAAGCACTAAAACACTAAATCATTGAGACTTCAATAACCATACAGATGAAAGTTATTTTACTGACCAGTTTGTTTCTAGATTGAATCTTTGAATCATACCTTGTAATTTCCCCTGTACAATTTCATTGCGGATGAATGTGCAAGCAACATGTTATGAACAACAATATAAGGCTCAGTAGATGAACTGCCTCTAGAACAATTAAACCCAAAAGGTGGGGAACAACGTCCCGGTGGGGTGATGCCATTATCATAACCTCCAATCGCAAATATATTGGCCTCGTTAATGGTGGTCCAATACATCACCCTGTCACCAAATTCCTTGAAGCATACCTCTGCATATGCAGTAAAGTCCTTCCTAAAGTCGATAGCAAATTCTACTACTGAAGTTAATCGTATCTGATGGCCTGATACTAAAACTGATATATGAGTAAACAGGTTAAAAATATGATATAGACATACACAATCTTTCGGCTTAACCATCCCCCGTATTCATCTTCAAGTAGCTGTGGTAGATCACTGTGAAATAGTGTAACATGTGGTTGAATACCTGCAATATTAACAGATACGAAAGACTTTTAATGCACTCTTCAGAGGAATCTCGAAGTGCagttttttgcttttcttttttctctattATGTGTAGTTGACAAAATGTGCTGAAATTGCCAAGAAATTTGGTATGACCGTGGCTGATAAGTTCATCAATGTAATTGTTGTAAAATTGTAAACCCTTTGGATTTACAGGTCCTCTTCCACCTGGAAAGAGAACAAACGCGGCATCAAAGAGGGTGGAAATAAAAGGAAATAATATGAGGTGTTTTCACATAGTATCAAGGGGCTAAACCTACCAGGTATAAGTCTAGACCATGAAATAGAGAACCTGTAGGCTTCTAAGCCTGTGTCAACCATGAGTTGGACATCTTCCTGCAACGGAAATTTGATGAACTCAAACTACCTTTCTTTAGGAAAAACCTGACTGAATTCAAGTGCTACCAACTTTTTACAAGATGTAGAAAAGAATGAACCATTTCTTGAAGACCTTAAACTAAATATAACAGACACTTAGTGGTACGCCAAACctaagattatgctatttctttAGGAAAAACCTGATTGAATTTAACTGCTACCAACTTTTTACAAGACGTAGAAAAGAATGAACCATTTCTTGAAGACCATAAACTAAATATAACAGACACTTAGCGGTATGCCAAACCTAAGATTATGCTATCGTGTGAAGGACCTTAACTATGTAAGATCAATTTTAAGAAGCTTAAACAAATACTTCAAGAGTAAGGCTTAAAGAGCTAGAGACTTAGTTAAATCTTTCTCTGGCATGTTGTTAAGAGAATTGGAAGATAGGAACTTGTAGTCATTCCACAAACGTTGCAGTTGTAAAATACAATAATCAAGAAGTTCAATTGTATCTGAATCCTAAGCATGGAACTGAATAGTTCTTTCAGTTGCTTTTCAAGGTAATAATGTTCCATATTCTACATCGATAATTCCTTGTTATACTTGTTTGTTTTCTGTCGGATATCAATCAAACTTCTATGCCAACTACCTCTCTTGTAACTAGTGATAGTACAGAACCATTTGTTATATCATGTTACTTTGTGTACACCTTGATTTTGTTATATCATGTTACTTTGTTATATCAGATTGAAACAGAGTCATTGTATACACCTTGTATTTGTGGTACAGATCACATGCTATGTCTCCATTGGCTCCACCGGAAAAACCTGGAAGCAAAAACTTGAAATATCATCAGCCAATCTGCATTAATGTAACTCATAGCATGTATTTCCTAATAAAGAGATTTTAAATTTCTAAAAGAAAGAAATGTTCCACTTATAAATGATAGTCCAAATTGTATATCCACCTGTTCAAATGTACAACAATCAGTAGTAGTTTACCAATTTTCTGCATCATTTGTGCATCACCGAACAACTTCAGTTTGGCGAGAAGCAAGTGATTTATAATAAATGAGCGAAATTCTAAAATTAggtaagaaaataaaaagaggaTGTGTTGGCTTTGTCACAAGGCCATATATTATGATTATGCTTTAAATTATTGAAGAGTAAAATGGGCTTAAAATCTCAATTTTCTTTAACTTGTTCTCTGGTTACTCCACTACCATAGATGGGAAAAAAAGACATTTCAGTCACGATGGAAGGGGCTGATGAGAGCGGATTTAGGAGAATGACTAACAGACTTCTAGGTGGCAAGCTTCAGAAGAAAGGGTTCATATGACACTTAAGGCAAATACCACATTGgaaatgaagaagaaaacaagTGCTATATAAGACCGTACAAGTTCACATAGTATCTTATGCTTTTGGGCTTCATATGACATAGCTCAAGTGACAAATCCAAAGAGGTCAGTCGCACCAAGACGGACAATACATACCATGATTTGGGCTATAAGACAAACTATCACTCAAATTCAAGATTAATGGGACTATAAAGAGGTCAAGGATGCAAAGCGAAAAAAGAAACAGAACTGGATTGATTTTAAGAATACAGACCAGCATGAGCAAAAGTGTCCCAAATGCTAGGTGTCCTTCCATCTTCAAATGCTGCCCCTTCAACCTTTTCTCAAATATAACCAATCAAAGAGTAAACACT
This genomic stretch from Nicotiana sylvestris chromosome 9, ASM39365v2, whole genome shotgun sequence harbors:
- the LOC104237968 gene encoding beta-glucosidase 11-like isoform X3, which codes for MWVRGVNNSHPLRMMLRNLQSNYVSIQCLLVTVFGTDHYCRADFPPGFVFGAGTSAYQVEGAAFEDGRTPSIWDTFAHAGFSGGANGDIACDLYHKYKEDVQLMVDTGLEAYRFSISWSRLIPGGRGPVNPKGLQFYNNYIDELISHGIQPHVTLFHSDLPQLLEDEYGGWLSRKIVKDFTAYAEVCFKEFGDRVMYWTTINEANIFAIGGYDNGITPPGRCSPPFGFNCSRGSSSTEPYIVVHNMLLAHSSAMKLYRGNYKSTQHGFVGFSIYGFWCVPYTNSGDDVNAAQRANEFYTGWIMNPLIFGDYPSVMKKAAGTRIPTFSKYEAKLVKGSVDFIGLNHYRTASVKDRSSSIEKNTRDFGADIEADISRTKSSAF
- the LOC104237968 gene encoding beta-glucosidase 11-like isoform X2 is translated as MWVRGVNNSHPLRMMLRNLQSNYVSIQCLLVTVFGTDHYCRADFPPGFVFGAGTSAYQVEGAAFEDGRTPSIWDTFAHAGFSGGANGDIACDLYHKYKEDVQLMVDTGLEAYRFSISWSRLIPGGRGPVNPKGLQFYNNYIDELISHGIQPHVTLFHSDLPQLLEDEYGGWLSRKIVKDFTAYAEVCFKEFGDRVMYWTTINEANIFAIGGYDNGITPPGRCSPPFGFNCSRGSSSTEPYIVVHNMLLAHSSAMKLYRGNYKSTQHGFVGFSIYGFWCVPYTNSGDDVNAAQRANEFYTGWIMNPLIFGDYPSVMKKAAGTRIPTFSKYEAKLVKGSVDFIGLNHYRTASVKDRSSSIEKNTRDFGADIEADISLEALAADQYPVIPSGLYEFLEYLKEAFGNPPIYIQENGQKTRVMVH
- the LOC104237968 gene encoding beta-glucosidase 11-like isoform X4, which codes for MWVRGVNNSHPLRMMLRNLQSNYVSIQCLLVTVFGTDHYCRADFPPGFVFGAGTSAYQVEGAAFEDGRTPSIWDTFAHAGFSGGANGDIACDLYHKYKEDVQLMVDTGLEAYRFSISWSRLIPGGRGPVNPKGLQFYNNYIDELISHGIQPHVTLFHSDLPQLLEDEYGGWLSRKIVIMNPLIFGDYPSVMKKAAGTRIPTFSKYEAKLVKGSVDFIGLNHYRTASVKDRSSSIEKNTRDFGADIEADISLEALAADQYPVIPSGLYEFLEYLKEAFGNPPIYIQENGASSPITSSPLILCFCTQFVGSYTCVLSIVLP
- the LOC104237968 gene encoding beta-glucosidase 11-like isoform X1 translates to MWVRGVNNSHPLRMMLRNLQSNYVSIQCLLVTVFGTDHYCRADFPPGFVFGAGTSAYQVEGAAFEDGRTPSIWDTFAHAGFSGGANGDIACDLYHKYKEDVQLMVDTGLEAYRFSISWSRLIPGGRGPVNPKGLQFYNNYIDELISHGIQPHVTLFHSDLPQLLEDEYGGWLSRKIVKDFTAYAEVCFKEFGDRVMYWTTINEANIFAIGGYDNGITPPGRCSPPFGFNCSRGSSSTEPYIVVHNMLLAHSSAMKLYRGNYKSTQHGFVGFSIYGFWCVPYTNSGDDVNAAQRANEFYTGWIMNPLIFGDYPSVMKKAAGTRIPTFSKYEAKLVKGSVDFIGLNHYRTASVKDRSSSIEKNTRDFGADIEADISLEALAADQYPVIPSGLYEFLEYLKEAFGNPPIYIQENGASSPITSSPLILCFCTQFVGSYTCVLSIVLP